One Thermococcus sp. EP1 DNA window includes the following coding sequences:
- the hflX gene encoding GTPase HflX: MKAIGVIRHSPRKVVNREEFEELLKSAGYEILAIVEQVREEHPKYNVGPGKLQEIKKLIAELNPDRIIFANPLTPSQSFNITKELKIDVIDKWQLVLEIFEQRAHSKEAKLQVELANLQYELPLVKEAIRRIKLGDRAGFKGMGEYQTQQYLKHIRYRMGRIRKELEKVKADREVKRKRREEVGFILVALAGYTNAGKSTLLNALADEEIEARMQMFTTLDTTTRRFTINGKRALVTDTVGFIDDLPPFIVEAFHSTLEEIIRADIVLLVLDVSEPWSEIKRKFLASIEVLKELKALDKPLIIALNKNDLTSKEDVQDKKKALKELIKRKGIVVHSIVSISAKKNDLNELQASLEEIMFTLPKYRLFEILIKDKEKVPKVMALINSIGEILDVKYGETTQIFAYIQVGMIKSLTRMGVELKHPS; the protein is encoded by the coding sequence ATGAAGGCAATTGGAGTAATAAGACATTCACCAAGAAAAGTAGTGAATAGAGAAGAGTTCGAGGAGCTTCTGAAAAGTGCAGGCTATGAAATTCTAGCAATAGTAGAGCAAGTTAGGGAAGAACATCCCAAGTACAATGTAGGGCCTGGAAAGCTTCAAGAGATTAAAAAACTAATAGCAGAACTAAATCCAGATAGAATAATATTTGCCAATCCCCTGACGCCATCACAATCATTCAACATCACAAAAGAACTCAAGATAGATGTTATTGATAAATGGCAGCTAGTTCTGGAAATATTTGAACAACGAGCTCACTCAAAAGAGGCAAAGTTACAAGTAGAACTCGCTAACCTTCAATACGAGCTTCCTCTTGTTAAAGAAGCCATTAGAAGAATTAAACTTGGAGACAGAGCTGGTTTCAAGGGTATGGGTGAATACCAGACACAACAATATCTCAAACACATACGTTACCGTATGGGAAGGATAAGAAAAGAGCTTGAGAAAGTAAAGGCAGATAGAGAGGTCAAAAGAAAAAGGAGAGAAGAGGTAGGATTTATACTCGTTGCCTTAGCCGGTTACACGAATGCTGGCAAATCAACTCTTCTCAATGCTTTAGCAGATGAAGAAATCGAGGCTAGAATGCAGATGTTTACAACGCTAGATACAACGACAAGAAGATTTACAATAAATGGAAAGAGGGCGTTGGTAACTGATACCGTTGGATTTATAGATGACCTTCCGCCGTTTATAGTTGAAGCTTTTCACTCCACCTTAGAAGAGATTATTAGAGCAGATATCGTCTTGTTAGTTCTTGACGTCAGCGAGCCATGGAGTGAAATAAAACGGAAGTTTTTAGCTTCAATTGAAGTCCTAAAGGAGCTAAAAGCCTTAGATAAGCCCCTTATAATTGCTCTAAATAAAAATGACCTAACTAGTAAAGAAGACGTTCAGGATAAAAAGAAGGCCTTAAAAGAGCTCATCAAGAGGAAAGGGATAGTCGTACATAGTATCGTCTCAATATCAGCGAAGAAGAACGACTTAAACGAACTTCAAGCTTCCTTAGAGGAGATAATGTTTACTCTTCCAAAATATAGGTTATTTGAAATTTTAATAAAGGACAAAGAGAAAGTCCCCAAAGTCATGGCTCTGATAAACTCTATTGGAGAAATCCTAGATGTAAAGTACGGAGAAACCACTCAGATTTTTGCTTATATTCAAGTTGGTATGATAAAAAGCTTAACGAGAATGGGAGTAGAATTGAAACACCCAAGCTAG
- a CDS encoding tRNA (N(6)-L-threonylcarbamoyladenosine(37)-C(2))-methylthiotransferase, which translates to MRVYLETYGCTRNKADAEMIEALLLRANHEIVDLDSAEYAIVNTCAVKDPTEKHMVRRIKELLDSGKKVIVTGCLPHINLEAIDDRVSGILGVKSLDRIVEAIEIAERGGKLVSVEGWKDRKIDKLELPRVWKSGVVFVVPISEGCLNACTYCATRFARGVLRSYKPELIVKWVKDAINRGYKEIQLSSEDTGCYGFDIGTNLAELLDEITAIEGDFRVRVGMMNPNNAIKILDEIIEVYKNEKIYKFLHLPVQSGDNEILRKMGRTYTVEEFEEIVREFRKHIDNLNLNTDIIVGFPGENEEAFQNTVRLIEKIKPDKINVSRFSPRPGTLAAKMQDQIVGWRVKERSRYLHRLRLAISYEINKKYVGKEILVLTHNEGKKGGIEGRTMNYKDIILPEAPVGEFIKVKVTKATSTYLLGEIIK; encoded by the coding sequence ATGAGAGTCTATTTAGAAACTTACGGTTGCACAAGGAATAAAGCAGATGCTGAAATGATAGAGGCTCTACTCCTTAGAGCAAATCATGAAATAGTTGATTTGGATAGTGCAGAGTATGCTATTGTAAACACATGTGCTGTTAAAGATCCAACGGAAAAGCACATGGTTAGAAGAATCAAAGAGCTTCTTGACAGTGGAAAGAAAGTTATAGTGACAGGGTGTTTACCTCACATTAACCTTGAGGCTATAGATGACAGGGTTTCTGGAATTCTTGGAGTTAAAAGTTTGGATAGAATTGTTGAAGCGATAGAGATTGCGGAAAGGGGAGGAAAGCTCGTTAGTGTTGAGGGATGGAAAGATAGGAAGATCGACAAACTTGAACTTCCAAGAGTGTGGAAAAGTGGAGTTGTTTTTGTAGTTCCTATAAGTGAGGGGTGTTTAAATGCTTGCACTTACTGTGCAACTCGTTTTGCACGAGGTGTTTTGAGAAGTTATAAGCCAGAGCTCATAGTGAAATGGGTAAAAGATGCGATAAATAGGGGATACAAAGAGATACAACTTTCAAGTGAAGACACCGGATGTTATGGGTTTGATATAGGTACAAACTTAGCTGAGCTTTTAGACGAAATTACAGCAATAGAGGGGGACTTTAGAGTCAGAGTGGGCATGATGAACCCAAACAATGCGATAAAAATACTTGACGAGATCATAGAAGTTTATAAAAATGAAAAGATCTACAAATTCCTTCATCTTCCAGTTCAAAGTGGGGATAATGAAATTTTGAGGAAAATGGGGAGAACCTACACTGTAGAAGAGTTCGAGGAAATAGTTAGGGAGTTCAGGAAGCACATAGATAATCTCAACTTAAACACTGATATAATTGTAGGGTTTCCAGGCGAGAACGAAGAGGCTTTTCAAAATACAGTGAGGCTTATTGAGAAGATAAAGCCTGATAAAATAAATGTCTCGCGCTTCTCGCCAAGACCTGGTACCTTGGCTGCTAAGATGCAGGACCAGATTGTGGGATGGAGAGTAAAGGAGCGATCTAGATATCTCCATAGGCTTAGATTGGCCATAAGCTACGAAATAAACAAAAAGTACGTTGGTAAGGAGATTCTAGTCTTAACACATAACGAAGGGAAGAAGGGTGGAATAGAAGGAAGAACCATGAACTATAAGGATATCATTCTTCCCGAAGCTCCAGTTGGAGAATTCATAAAAGTGAAAGTTACAAAAGCTACCTCTACATATCTATTAGGGGAGATAATAAAATAA
- a CDS encoding TIGR00153 family protein: MPIFGGKENNVFKTIDEHLKAVELTIEKLRILMETYLAGDLEKAETLMKEVEDQERVADELRRKIEVMLYQGAFLPVNRGDYARLSELIDSVADAAESAAHALILAKPKTPVDLKEEILEFVNTSLETYKLFAQSVKMLNTNVDGAIEYAKKTELAEEDADRIEYELVRKVFESEKITTFAKLVWNQVLTKIGDIADRAEDASDQVLLIALKRRG; encoded by the coding sequence ATGCCTATATTTGGGGGTAAAGAAAACAATGTCTTTAAGACAATAGATGAACATCTTAAAGCCGTTGAACTTACGATAGAAAAACTCCGTATATTAATGGAAACTTATCTTGCAGGGGATTTGGAAAAAGCTGAAACCTTAATGAAGGAAGTTGAAGATCAAGAAAGAGTAGCCGATGAGCTTAGAAGAAAAATTGAGGTAATGTTATATCAGGGCGCATTCTTACCTGTAAATAGAGGAGACTATGCTAGATTGTCCGAACTTATAGATAGCGTTGCAGATGCAGCGGAGAGTGCAGCTCATGCGTTAATCTTAGCTAAGCCTAAAACGCCTGTGGATTTGAAGGAGGAGATCTTAGAGTTTGTAAATACTTCCTTAGAGACATATAAATTGTTTGCGCAGTCAGTAAAAATGCTTAACACTAACGTTGATGGGGCGATAGAGTATGCAAAGAAAACAGAGCTTGCAGAAGAAGACGCTGATAGGATAGAGTACGAACTAGTGAGAAAAGTTTTTGAGAGCGAGAAGATAACAACTTTTGCAAAACTTGTATGGAACCAAGTCCTTACTAAAATCGGAGACATAGCCGATAGGGCTGAAGATGCCTCCGATCAAGTATTGTTGATCGCATTAAAGAGGAGGGGTTGA
- the otg gene encoding methylated-DNA--protein-cysteine methyltransferase, with the protein MITIKSFKIKNKEILIAVIFDKKIQGITFSFDGRDFLQERIASLTQYLQKRRVNVELKEKESLFPEVVYKILIGDVENKKGLKHLSFEGTTTFEKKVYDTLTKKVKRGEVITYGELAKMLRSSPRAIGGAMKRNPYPIIVPCHRVIASNNIGNYTPKREYKRFLLEIEGVKRWTN; encoded by the coding sequence ATGATAACGATTAAGTCTTTCAAGATAAAAAACAAGGAGATTTTAATAGCAGTTATATTTGATAAGAAAATTCAAGGGATAACATTTTCTTTTGACGGGAGAGACTTCCTTCAGGAAAGAATAGCTTCCCTAACGCAGTATCTTCAAAAAAGAAGAGTAAATGTTGAACTTAAAGAAAAAGAAAGTCTATTTCCAGAGGTTGTTTACAAAATCCTTATTGGAGATGTCGAGAATAAAAAGGGTCTCAAGCATTTAAGCTTTGAAGGAACTACTACATTTGAGAAGAAAGTTTACGATACACTTACAAAAAAGGTTAAAAGAGGAGAAGTCATAACATATGGTGAGTTAGCTAAGATGCTTAGGAGCTCACCGAGAGCTATTGGTGGAGCCATGAAAAGGAACCCCTACCCGATAATAGTTCCTTGCCACCGAGTAATTGCTTCAAATAACATTGGAAATTATACACCAAAAAGAGAGTATAAAAGATTTTTACTTGAGATTGAGGGGGTGAAAAGGTGGACAAATTGA
- a CDS encoding RNA-binding domain-containing protein has translation MFEEIEVEAYVYPTEDIEKVKKAMLNLVSPLEFDAFDKGEYILLVGKTKDKKALQRLYELFRGQQILDTARAMLEEGYFGEEIIIKVHKQVAYVGKVNFNEESPLGPITIIIRTKDPQRLMKWLAPRTKDGVPIE, from the coding sequence ATGTTTGAAGAAATTGAGGTAGAAGCTTACGTTTACCCTACGGAAGACATAGAAAAAGTAAAAAAAGCAATGCTTAACTTAGTGTCTCCCTTGGAGTTTGATGCGTTTGATAAGGGCGAATACATATTATTGGTGGGTAAAACGAAGGATAAAAAGGCCCTACAAAGGCTTTATGAACTCTTTAGAGGCCAACAGATATTGGATACAGCAAGAGCGATGCTTGAAGAGGGATATTTTGGTGAAGAAATAATAATAAAAGTTCACAAGCAAGTTGCCTATGTTGGGAAAGTCAACTTTAATGAAGAATCCCCGTTAGGACCAATAACAATCATAATAAGAACAAAAGATCCACAACGACTCATGAAATGGCTCGCCCCTAGGACAAAGGATGGAGTTCCAATAGAATAG
- the pepQ gene encoding Xaa-Pro dipeptidase PepQ, with product MIRIEKIRGYLKENGIDAALIMSAPNLFYFTGSAPLIGGYLVIDSDEEILLVPELEYEQAKEESKIPVEKFKKIDEVYEYLKRFNTVAVEGSMSLSFSKGLKEKSEIKEFKFLDEIIKELRMIKTEEEIRVIEDACRLADIGVMTAIEEVSEGKKEREVAAKVEYIMKMEGAEKAAFDTIIASGYRSALPHGTASDKRITKGDLVVMDLGAFYRHYNSDITRTIVVGSPNEKQKEIYEIVLEAQKKAVDSAKPGMTTKELDSIARDIISEYGYGDKFIHSLGHGLGLQVHEWPRVSQHDETVLKEGMVITIEPGIYIPKFGGVRIEDTVVITKNGAKRLTKTERELI from the coding sequence ATGATAAGGATTGAAAAGATCAGGGGATATCTCAAAGAAAATGGAATAGATGCAGCTTTAATCATGAGCGCTCCAAATCTTTTCTACTTCACTGGGAGTGCACCGCTCATTGGGGGATACCTAGTTATAGACTCTGATGAAGAAATACTCCTCGTACCAGAGCTTGAGTATGAACAGGCAAAAGAAGAGTCAAAAATCCCCGTTGAGAAGTTCAAAAAAATAGACGAGGTTTACGAATATTTAAAACGATTTAACACAGTTGCAGTAGAAGGTTCTATGAGTCTCTCATTTAGTAAAGGTCTAAAAGAAAAATCGGAAATTAAGGAGTTTAAATTCTTGGATGAAATTATAAAAGAACTCAGAATGATAAAAACTGAAGAAGAGATAAGAGTTATTGAAGACGCTTGCAGATTAGCTGACATTGGAGTAATGACTGCAATAGAAGAGGTTAGTGAAGGAAAAAAAGAAAGGGAAGTAGCCGCTAAAGTTGAGTATATTATGAAAATGGAAGGTGCTGAAAAAGCTGCCTTTGATACTATAATAGCAAGTGGTTATCGCTCTGCCCTTCCACACGGAACTGCAAGTGACAAACGGATTACAAAAGGAGATCTTGTTGTTATGGATCTTGGAGCCTTTTATCGGCATTACAATTCTGACATAACGAGAACTATTGTAGTTGGTTCTCCAAATGAGAAGCAAAAAGAAATTTATGAAATAGTCCTTGAAGCCCAGAAAAAGGCTGTAGACTCTGCTAAGCCTGGAATGACAACCAAAGAACTTGACAGCATTGCAAGAGATATAATATCAGAATACGGATATGGTGATAAATTTATACACTCCCTTGGCCACGGACTTGGTCTTCAAGTACACGAATGGCCTAGAGTTTCTCAACACGACGAAACTGTTCTAAAAGAGGGTATGGTAATCACCATAGAGCCTGGAATATATATTCCAAAGTTTGGCGGAGTTAGAATTGAAGATACTGTAGTTATCACAAAAAACGGTGCAAAAAGACTAACAAAAACCGAGAGAGAGCTTATTTAG
- a CDS encoding 2-dehydropantoate 2-reductase produces MRIYVLGAGSIGSLFGALLSEAGEDVTLIGRPEHMKEINERGLKIVGIKEFTTYPKALTEMPPEPPDLLILSTKSHSTAYALECAKGSIGPNTWILSIQNGLGNEEEALKYTENVLGGITTNGAVLEKWGVVRWVGEGITIVGQYPKGREIFADEVVKIFNRAGLKTKLSENIVGWKWVKAIVNSAINPIGAVLEVKNGKILEEEYLLELAKRVVKEGCQVATQLGIEFEKHPIEFLIETLENTQENYNSMLQDIKRRKKTEIDFINGKIVEYGREIGLETPLNFALWSLVKAKENPQIK; encoded by the coding sequence ATGAGGATTTATGTTCTTGGAGCGGGTTCAATTGGTTCTCTTTTTGGAGCTCTCCTATCAGAGGCTGGTGAGGATGTAACCTTGATAGGAAGGCCCGAACATATGAAAGAGATAAATGAGAGAGGCCTTAAGATAGTTGGAATTAAAGAATTTACAACTTATCCAAAGGCACTTACTGAAATGCCCCCTGAACCTCCAGATTTGTTAATTTTATCTACAAAATCTCACTCTACAGCATATGCTCTTGAATGTGCTAAGGGAAGTATTGGGCCCAACACTTGGATATTAAGCATCCAGAATGGTCTTGGTAATGAAGAAGAAGCATTAAAATATACTGAGAATGTTCTAGGAGGGATAACCACAAATGGTGCAGTACTAGAGAAGTGGGGAGTGGTGAGGTGGGTCGGAGAGGGAATAACTATAGTTGGTCAGTATCCAAAGGGAAGGGAGATATTTGCAGATGAGGTCGTAAAAATATTCAACAGGGCTGGTTTGAAAACAAAATTAAGTGAAAACATTGTCGGATGGAAGTGGGTAAAAGCAATAGTAAATTCTGCAATAAATCCAATAGGTGCAGTTCTAGAAGTTAAAAATGGGAAAATTCTTGAGGAGGAATACCTCCTAGAACTCGCTAAGAGAGTTGTAAAAGAAGGGTGTCAAGTTGCAACCCAACTTGGAATAGAATTCGAAAAACATCCTATCGAATTCTTGATTGAAACTTTGGAAAATACACAAGAAAATTATAATTCCATGCTTCAGGACATCAAAAGAAGGAAAAAAACTGAAATAGATTTTATAAACGGAAAAATAGTCGAATATGGTAGAGAAATCGGGTTAGAAACACCATTAAATTTTGCCCTCTGGAGTTTAGTGAAAGCTAAGGAGAACCCACAAATTAAATAA
- a CDS encoding RNA methyltransferase, which translates to MELKVILVEPEYPINLGAIARVMKNFGVKDLILVNPKVSPDNEIARKFAVHAVEILENAQIVETLEEALNSIDLAIGTTGLAGEDYIPERTPINPEDFAKRLFLYAGSIGIVFGRESRGLDNKELKMLDFTVTIPTSQEYPVMNLSHAVGIILYEIYKQRLKVSPPEIKDKLRKSTRDERERAVNLWARFLDVLQYPKDLEKRKLYVLMFKRFLGRGFIYAKEVHSIYGPLRKATEILERCKNDND; encoded by the coding sequence ATGGAGCTAAAAGTAATACTCGTTGAACCGGAATATCCCATAAACCTAGGGGCTATTGCAAGGGTCATGAAGAACTTTGGAGTGAAAGATCTCATTCTTGTAAATCCTAAGGTTAGCCCAGATAATGAAATAGCAAGAAAGTTTGCAGTGCATGCAGTAGAAATATTAGAAAATGCTCAAATAGTAGAAACACTTGAAGAGGCCCTAAACAGTATTGACTTAGCCATAGGTACAACCGGTCTAGCTGGAGAGGACTACATTCCCGAAAGAACCCCTATAAATCCAGAAGACTTTGCAAAACGGCTTTTCCTTTATGCTGGAAGTATTGGGATAGTATTTGGACGAGAAAGCAGGGGATTAGACAACAAAGAACTTAAAATGCTGGATTTCACTGTGACAATACCTACAAGCCAGGAATACCCTGTGATGAATTTAAGTCATGCGGTTGGTATTATTCTTTATGAGATATATAAACAGCGATTAAAAGTCTCACCTCCTGAAATTAAAGACAAGTTGAGAAAATCTACACGAGATGAGAGGGAAAGAGCAGTAAATCTTTGGGCCCGATTCTTGGATGTCCTTCAATATCCCAAGGATTTAGAAAAAAGGAAACTTTATGTGTTGATGTTTAAACGCTTTTTAGGAAGAGGCTTTATATATGCAAAAGAAGTTCATTCAATTTATGGACCCCTACGGAAAGCTACTGAGATTCTTGAGAGGTGTAAAAATGATAACGATTAA
- a CDS encoding lipopolysaccharide assembly protein LapB: MDKLKAYLIGFLFLIIAIVAGIIYKWGFWMLVRIVLGLGFLGLTLMLGFFLALTLYAESWKYAGLLIIPTGLSAYATYLTITWQKLKIVGGIVLFFIFGLAFGIWYISEPDLSLMDRFRSAENLEKAGKYKAAARKYEKKGNYLKAAQMYEKLGWMESAAWAYEKAENYEKAAEIYEQLYEKEKDTYYLKEAHEYWKKAGKMERAAKALEKYAEEEPWFWEDVAKLYEELGNEEKAREAWEKALEYYKGEAQEEGVFWEDVGNIARKLGNEKLAKEAYQKFLEYCLKEVEEDPMWWKHVAEAYDYLDEKEKAEEARQKYEEYRKKIMITNEETSNFPEEEKESNN; encoded by the coding sequence GTGGACAAATTGAAAGCCTACCTAATTGGATTCCTATTCCTCATTATTGCGATAGTAGCAGGCATAATATATAAATGGGGTTTTTGGATGTTAGTAAGGATAGTCTTAGGATTAGGTTTCTTGGGTTTGACTCTCATGCTTGGATTTTTCCTCGCATTAACCCTATATGCCGAAAGCTGGAAATATGCAGGGTTACTAATTATCCCCACTGGTCTTAGTGCCTATGCCACATATCTAACCATTACTTGGCAAAAACTTAAGATAGTTGGAGGAATAGTACTCTTCTTTATCTTCGGACTGGCCTTTGGGATTTGGTATATAAGCGAGCCAGACCTGAGCTTAATGGATCGCTTTAGAAGTGCTGAAAATCTTGAGAAAGCCGGCAAGTATAAAGCTGCTGCAAGGAAGTATGAAAAAAAAGGGAATTACCTAAAAGCTGCACAGATGTATGAAAAGCTAGGATGGATGGAAAGTGCTGCATGGGCCTATGAAAAAGCAGAGAACTATGAGAAAGCTGCTGAGATATACGAACAGCTTTATGAAAAAGAAAAAGACACTTATTACTTGAAAGAGGCTCACGAATATTGGAAAAAAGCAGGAAAAATGGAAAGGGCCGCAAAGGCCTTGGAAAAGTATGCTGAAGAAGAACCGTGGTTCTGGGAAGACGTAGCAAAACTCTATGAAGAACTTGGCAACGAAGAAAAAGCTAGAGAAGCGTGGGAAAAGGCACTAGAGTACTACAAGGGTGAAGCTCAAGAAGAAGGTGTCTTCTGGGAGGACGTTGGAAACATAGCAAGAAAGCTTGGCAACGAAAAACTTGCGAAAGAGGCTTATCAAAAATTCCTTGAATACTGTCTCAAAGAAGTTGAAGAAGACCCTATGTGGTGGAAACACGTAGCAGAGGCTTATGACTACCTTGATGAAAAAGAAAAAGCCGAAGAGGCAAGGCAAAAATATGAGGAGTACAGAAAAAAGATTATGATAACTAATGAGGAGACTTCAAACTTTCCAGAAGAAGAAAAAGAGTCCAACAACTGA
- a CDS encoding D-2-hydroxyacid dehydrogenase: protein MKVLVAAPLHEKAIDVLKNAGLEVVYEEYPNQDRLKELVKDVSGIIVRSKPKVTKEIIDAAPNLKVIARAGVGLDNVDVEYAKSKGIEVVNSPGASSRSVAELAVALMFNVARKVAFADRKMREGVWAKKQSMGFELEGKTLGIIGFGRIGYNVGKIAKTIGMNVLLYDVYKNYERAKEIGAEFVELEYLLKNSDVITIHVPLLESTYHLINEEKLRLMKPTAVLINTSRGPIIDTNALVKALEEGWIAGAALDVFEEEPLPKDHPLTKLDNVVLTPHIGASTVEAQARAGIEVAEKVVKVLKGE from the coding sequence ATGAAGGTGTTAGTTGCTGCACCGTTGCATGAAAAAGCAATTGATGTTTTAAAAAATGCCGGATTGGAAGTGGTTTATGAAGAGTATCCCAACCAGGATAGACTTAAAGAACTCGTGAAAGATGTAAGTGGAATAATTGTTAGAAGCAAACCAAAAGTTACGAAAGAGATTATAGACGCTGCTCCAAACCTTAAGGTAATAGCAAGAGCAGGTGTTGGGTTGGATAATGTAGATGTAGAATATGCAAAGAGTAAAGGGATAGAGGTTGTTAATTCTCCTGGGGCTTCAAGCAGAAGTGTTGCTGAACTTGCTGTGGCCTTAATGTTTAATGTTGCTAGAAAAGTGGCTTTTGCCGATAGGAAGATGAGGGAAGGAGTTTGGGCTAAAAAACAGAGCATGGGCTTCGAACTTGAGGGCAAGACACTTGGAATAATCGGTTTTGGAAGGATAGGATATAATGTTGGGAAAATCGCAAAGACCATAGGAATGAACGTTCTTCTCTACGATGTATACAAAAATTATGAACGAGCAAAGGAAATAGGAGCAGAGTTTGTTGAACTTGAATATCTCTTAAAGAATAGTGATGTCATTACAATCCATGTTCCTCTCTTGGAGAGCACCTATCACCTGATTAATGAAGAGAAATTAAGGCTCATGAAACCCACTGCAGTGCTTATCAATACATCAAGAGGGCCAATTATTGATACTAATGCTTTAGTAAAGGCACTTGAAGAAGGATGGATTGCAGGAGCAGCCTTAGATGTCTTTGAGGAGGAACCCCTTCCAAAGGACCACCCATTAACAAAACTTGACAATGTAGTACTTACTCCTCATATAGGTGCATCTACAGTTGAGGCTCAAGCGAGAGCAGGCATAGAAGTTGCAGAGAAAGTCGTCAAAGTTCTTAAAGGGGAATAA
- a CDS encoding 2-hydroxyacid dehydrogenase, translating to MRPKVLVLFNMKTEPLKLLKESCDVNVMVYPEKSQILEIIEEYDGLIVSPLNLVDEEIIERGENLKVISTHSAGYDHINIDAATKKGIYVTKVSGVLSEAVAEFAVGLTIALLRKIVYSDKFIRKGRWDSHKTVWAWYKDIETVYGKKVGILGMGPIGKGIARRMKALGAEIYYWSRSRKEDIEREVNAKWLPLDEVIKESNIIILALPSTPETYHIIDEKRLKLLEGKYLVNIGRGTLIDEKALVKALEEGKLKGFATDVFEKEPIQESELFEMEWETVLTPHHAGLAEEAMKDMGFQAVQNLISIFKGEIPENLVNKDVLKIKPIKEVKLL from the coding sequence ATGCGACCAAAGGTTTTAGTTCTGTTTAACATGAAAACTGAGCCCCTAAAGCTTCTGAAAGAGTCCTGTGATGTAAATGTCATGGTATATCCAGAGAAAAGCCAAATACTTGAAATTATTGAAGAATATGATGGGCTAATAGTCTCTCCCTTAAACCTTGTGGATGAAGAGATTATAGAAAGGGGTGAGAACCTCAAAGTGATAAGTACTCATTCAGCTGGTTATGATCATATAAACATTGATGCAGCAACCAAAAAAGGAATATACGTAACAAAGGTGAGTGGTGTTCTAAGTGAGGCAGTCGCAGAATTCGCCGTAGGACTTACAATAGCACTTCTAAGAAAGATTGTCTATTCCGATAAATTCATTAGAAAAGGCCGTTGGGATTCCCATAAAACAGTGTGGGCTTGGTATAAAGATATAGAAACTGTCTATGGTAAGAAAGTTGGGATTTTAGGTATGGGACCGATTGGGAAGGGGATAGCAAGAAGAATGAAGGCCCTTGGTGCTGAGATTTATTATTGGAGCAGAAGTAGAAAAGAAGACATCGAAAGGGAAGTTAATGCAAAGTGGCTACCTCTGGATGAAGTAATAAAAGAAAGCAACATCATAATCCTAGCACTCCCGTCTACTCCGGAGACATATCACATAATTGACGAGAAGAGACTTAAACTGCTAGAAGGAAAATACCTAGTCAATATTGGAAGGGGAACACTAATAGACGAAAAAGCACTTGTCAAAGCTCTAGAAGAAGGAAAATTAAAAGGCTTTGCCACAGATGTTTTTGAAAAAGAGCCCATTCAAGAAAGTGAACTTTTCGAGATGGAATGGGAAACAGTATTAACTCCCCATCATGCTGGACTAGCAGAAGAAGCTATGAAAGATATGGGATTCCAAGCAGTCCAAAACCTAATTTCGATATTTAAAGGGGAGATACCAGAGAATCTTGTCAATAAGGACGTGTTAAAGATAAAACCAATTAAAGAAGTAAAGCTCCTCTAA
- a CDS encoding nascent polypeptide-associated complex protein — translation MKGMNPKQMQKLMKQLGIKMEELEGVKEVIIRFENKEIVITNPTVTSIVAMGEKSYQIVGKEEVREVLNIPEEDIKLVMEQTGTDYETAKKALEETKGDLAEAILKLQES, via the coding sequence ATGAAGGGTATGAATCCTAAGCAAATGCAAAAACTCATGAAGCAACTTGGAATAAAAATGGAAGAGCTCGAAGGAGTCAAAGAGGTCATAATAAGATTTGAGAATAAGGAAATTGTCATTACAAATCCCACTGTTACCAGTATAGTAGCCATGGGAGAGAAGAGTTACCAGATCGTTGGTAAAGAAGAAGTCAGAGAAGTCCTCAATATTCCAGAAGAAGACATCAAACTGGTAATGGAGCAAACAGGAACGGATTACGAAACAGCTAAAAAAGCGTTAGAAGAAACAAAGGGAGATTTAGCCGAAGCTATTCTAAAACTCCAAGAATCTTAA